Proteins from a genomic interval of Schaalia odontolytica:
- the groES gene encoding co-chaperone GroES, with amino-acid sequence MSISIKPLEDRIVIRQVEAEQTTASGLVIPDTAKEKPQEGEVVAVGPGRVDDNGNRVPVDVKVGDTVIYSRYGGTEVKYDGQEFQILSSRDVLAVVER; translated from the coding sequence ATGTCGATCTCCATCAAGCCCCTCGAGGACCGCATCGTCATCCGTCAGGTTGAGGCCGAGCAGACCACCGCCTCCGGCCTGGTCATCCCGGATACCGCCAAGGAAAAGCCCCAGGAAGGCGAGGTTGTCGCCGTGGGTCCGGGTCGCGTTGACGACAACGGCAATCGTGTTCCCGTCGACGTCAAGGTCGGCGACACCGTCATCTACTCGCGTTACGGTGGCACCGAGGTCAAGTACGACGGCCAGGAGTTCCAGATCCTGTCCTCGCGTGACGTCCTGGCGGTTGTCGAGCGCTGA
- a CDS encoding glutamate--cysteine ligase gives MPLPFGSSERSTIGVEWELQLVDRDSHDLRQSADAIIDRATTHGQLYPGVHREMLLNTIEVVSKPRSTVAECLADLTDCVDFLTPLASDLRIDLATAGTHPFARPGRQRVTDSDRYAQLVERTAYWGHQMLLYGVHVHVGVEDRAKILPIQAALTAHLGHLQALSASSPFWAGEDTGYASNRAMVFQQLPTAGIPRQFDTWEDLEAYTDDMVRTGVIEGFDEVRWDIRPSPAFGTIENRVYDAATNAFEVGVFAAVTHVLVEHFSRLYDAGEPLPFLPDWFVAENKWRSARYGMDATLIVSRDGATESARDGLARLAQELAPVAADLGCASEFAGLETILTIGASYERQRAVAAAARPGQGLDAVVDLMRAEMSAGRPLALAEFATLNA, from the coding sequence ATGCCTCTGCCCTTCGGTTCCTCGGAGCGCTCAACGATCGGAGTGGAGTGGGAGCTCCAGCTCGTGGATCGCGACTCCCACGACCTGCGCCAGAGCGCCGACGCCATCATCGACCGGGCCACGACTCACGGACAGCTCTACCCCGGCGTCCATCGGGAGATGCTGCTCAACACCATCGAGGTCGTCTCCAAGCCCCGTTCCACGGTCGCCGAGTGCCTCGCCGATCTCACGGACTGCGTTGACTTCCTCACGCCCCTGGCATCCGACCTGCGCATCGACCTGGCCACTGCCGGGACCCACCCCTTCGCCCGCCCGGGCCGACAGCGGGTCACGGACTCGGACCGATACGCTCAGCTCGTCGAACGCACCGCCTACTGGGGACACCAGATGCTGCTGTACGGGGTCCACGTCCACGTCGGCGTCGAGGACCGCGCGAAGATCCTACCCATCCAGGCCGCGCTCACCGCCCACCTCGGGCACCTCCAGGCACTGTCGGCCTCCTCCCCCTTCTGGGCGGGCGAGGACACCGGCTACGCCTCCAACCGGGCGATGGTCTTCCAACAGCTGCCCACGGCGGGTATTCCCCGTCAGTTCGACACGTGGGAGGATCTGGAGGCATACACGGACGACATGGTCCGCACCGGCGTCATCGAGGGTTTCGACGAGGTGCGCTGGGACATCCGCCCCTCGCCCGCGTTCGGGACAATCGAGAACCGCGTCTACGATGCCGCGACCAATGCGTTCGAGGTCGGCGTCTTCGCCGCGGTCACCCACGTCCTCGTCGAGCACTTCTCACGGCTCTACGATGCCGGAGAGCCTCTCCCGTTTCTTCCCGATTGGTTCGTCGCCGAGAACAAGTGGCGGTCGGCCCGCTACGGGATGGACGCGACCCTGATCGTCTCACGTGACGGTGCCACGGAAAGCGCCCGGGACGGGCTTGCGCGCCTAGCGCAGGAGCTCGCCCCCGTCGCCGCGGACCTCGGCTGCGCCAGTGAGTTCGCGGGCCTGGAGACAATCCTTACCATCGGCGCCTCCTACGAGCGCCAGCGCGCCGTGGCGGCGGCCGCTCGCCCCGGACAGGGCCTTGATGCCGTCGTCGATCTCATGCGCGCCGAGATGAGTGCCGGGCGCCCCCTGGCTCTGGCTGAATTCGCCACCCTCAATGCCTAA
- a CDS encoding AGE family epimerase/isomerase: protein MNAPWNNEDLRRAFDADFNALVAFASRSKARVGFAFLRADGQADLGRPLDARISARMTHVFALAQMRGIEGASHLVSHGLAAMRGPLRAEQGAWYAEVVPTSQDSATPVPRALLSQRAQSAMIGAAAAASMLGHEGAAHLLDELDADQDRRWWDPRTGSVREEIDAASGLRSPLRRLSTNLDTAQAYLAAWEATSRRAWFDRARAIMRLVGEVAARAGFALPDLYDAQWRPLSDADDEAARELIRPLDTVPGLGFKAARLIGQVIAILRTMGEEPGAWMLDTAIALYDRALADGSTERGIGGFVYTLDPTGAVAAPERMHWVVCEAASAARVLAELVPADRAEALAVDYARAVAWADSHARAGMGRWIHEVGPDGSVSMRVWEGRPDALTAARMLARGAAPIDLTVTGATMARARRAHGRGDE from the coding sequence ATGAACGCCCCCTGGAACAACGAAGACCTGCGCCGTGCCTTCGACGCCGACTTCAACGCGCTCGTCGCCTTCGCGTCCCGGTCGAAGGCGCGCGTCGGCTTTGCTTTCCTGCGCGCGGACGGGCAGGCCGATCTCGGTCGTCCCCTGGATGCCCGGATTAGCGCTCGCATGACCCACGTCTTCGCCCTTGCGCAGATGCGAGGTATCGAAGGAGCCTCTCACCTCGTCTCCCACGGCCTCGCCGCGATGCGCGGCCCGCTGCGCGCCGAGCAGGGTGCGTGGTACGCCGAGGTGGTGCCGACCTCGCAGGATAGCGCCACGCCGGTTCCGCGCGCCCTCCTGTCCCAGCGGGCGCAGTCGGCGATGATCGGAGCGGCCGCGGCGGCCTCCATGCTCGGCCACGAGGGGGCCGCGCATCTGCTCGACGAGCTCGACGCGGATCAGGATCGGCGCTGGTGGGATCCGCGGACGGGCAGCGTGCGCGAGGAGATCGACGCGGCGAGCGGCCTCCGCTCGCCCCTGCGACGCCTCTCCACCAACCTCGACACCGCGCAGGCCTACCTCGCCGCGTGGGAGGCGACCTCCCGGCGTGCCTGGTTCGATCGGGCGCGTGCCATCATGCGCCTCGTCGGCGAGGTCGCCGCGCGCGCCGGTTTCGCCCTGCCCGACCTCTACGACGCGCAGTGGCGGCCCCTGTCGGATGCCGACGACGAGGCGGCGCGCGAACTCATCCGCCCACTGGACACCGTGCCGGGATTGGGCTTCAAGGCGGCGCGCCTCATCGGACAGGTGATCGCGATCCTGCGCACCATGGGCGAGGAGCCCGGAGCGTGGATGCTGGACACGGCCATCGCCCTGTACGACCGGGCCCTCGCCGACGGATCGACGGAGCGGGGAATCGGCGGCTTCGTCTATACGCTGGACCCCACCGGAGCGGTCGCCGCACCCGAGCGCATGCACTGGGTGGTCTGCGAGGCCGCGAGCGCGGCCCGCGTCCTCGCCGAACTCGTCCCCGCCGACCGCGCCGAGGCTCTCGCGGTCGATTACGCGCGCGCGGTGGCGTGGGCCGACTCGCACGCGCGGGCAGGAATGGGCCGGTGGATTCACGAGGTCGGCCCCGATGGCTCCGTGTCGATGCGCGTGTGGGAGGGACGCCCCGACGCTCTCACCGCTGCCCGTATGCTGGCGCGGGGAGCCGCGCCGATTGATCTCACAGTCACGGGAGCCACGATGGCGCGTGCGCGCCGTGCCCACGGGCGCGGCGACGAATGA
- the guaB gene encoding IMP dehydrogenase, which produces MGELATHDPFGLTGLTYDDVLLLPELTDVVPSSVDTTSRLTTNISLRVPLLSAAMDTVTEARMAIAMARQGGIGILHRNLSIEEQAAQVRQVKRSESGMVEDPVTVGPDATIDELDRLCGHYRVSGLPVVSDDGSLLGIITNRDLRFVPQEEWATLRVRDCMTPRDRLVVGQVGISREHAKHLLAEHRVEKLPIVDENDRLTGLITVKDFVKTEQYPNATKDSRGRLVVGAAVGYWGDTWERASALAEAGVDVLVVDTANGGAQLALDMIRRIKADPAFEGIDIIGGNVATTEGAQALIDAGVDAVKVGVGPGSICTTRVVAGVGVPQITAIHLAAQACREAGVPLIADGGLQYSGDIGKALVAGADTVMLGSLLAGCEESPGEVVFTNGKQFKRYRGMGSLGAMSSRGRKSYSKDRYFQADVTSDDKIVPEGIEGQVPYTGSLASVIYQLVGGLHQTMFYLGASTIAQIKANGRFVRITSAGLRESHPHDVQMTTEAPNYHSSAR; this is translated from the coding sequence ATGGGAGAACTCGCTACACACGATCCTTTCGGCCTAACCGGCCTCACCTACGACGACGTCCTGCTCCTACCCGAGCTCACGGACGTCGTTCCTTCATCCGTTGACACCACGAGCCGCCTGACGACGAATATCTCGCTGCGCGTGCCCCTCCTGTCCGCCGCGATGGATACCGTCACCGAGGCGCGGATGGCTATCGCCATGGCGCGCCAGGGGGGAATCGGTATCCTGCACCGCAACCTCTCGATTGAGGAGCAAGCCGCGCAGGTCCGCCAGGTTAAGCGCAGCGAGTCCGGCATGGTGGAAGACCCCGTGACCGTCGGTCCCGACGCCACAATCGACGAACTCGATCGCCTGTGTGGCCACTACCGCGTCTCCGGCCTGCCCGTCGTCAGCGACGACGGCTCGCTCCTGGGCATCATCACGAACCGAGACCTGCGTTTTGTTCCCCAGGAAGAGTGGGCGACGCTGCGCGTGCGCGACTGCATGACTCCGCGCGACCGCCTGGTCGTCGGTCAGGTGGGCATCTCCCGCGAGCACGCCAAGCACCTGCTCGCCGAGCATCGCGTCGAAAAGCTGCCGATCGTGGATGAGAATGATCGACTCACGGGCCTCATTACCGTCAAGGACTTCGTCAAGACCGAGCAGTACCCCAACGCCACGAAGGACTCGCGTGGACGCCTCGTCGTCGGGGCGGCCGTCGGCTACTGGGGTGACACCTGGGAGCGCGCGAGCGCGCTGGCCGAGGCCGGGGTGGACGTCCTGGTCGTTGATACCGCCAACGGTGGGGCGCAGCTTGCTCTCGACATGATCCGACGAATCAAGGCCGATCCGGCGTTTGAGGGGATCGACATCATTGGCGGCAACGTTGCCACGACCGAGGGCGCCCAGGCGCTCATCGACGCGGGTGTTGACGCCGTCAAGGTCGGTGTGGGACCGGGGTCGATCTGCACGACCCGAGTCGTCGCGGGCGTTGGCGTCCCCCAGATCACCGCGATCCATCTGGCCGCCCAGGCGTGTCGCGAGGCCGGGGTCCCCCTCATCGCCGACGGCGGACTGCAGTACTCGGGAGACATCGGCAAGGCACTGGTAGCAGGAGCCGACACCGTCATGCTCGGCTCTTTGCTGGCGGGCTGCGAGGAGTCGCCGGGCGAAGTCGTGTTCACCAATGGCAAGCAGTTCAAGCGATACCGTGGCATGGGGTCGCTGGGAGCCATGAGTTCGCGCGGCCGCAAGTCCTACTCCAAGGACCGCTACTTCCAGGCCGATGTCACCTCGGACGACAAGATTGTCCCCGAGGGCATCGAGGGACAGGTTCCCTACACGGGTTCCCTTGCCTCGGTGATCTATCAGCTCGTGGGTGGTCTGCATCAGACCATGTTCTATCTGGGTGCCTCCACGATCGCCCAGATCAAGGCCAACGGGCGCTTCGTGCGCATCACCTCCGCGGGGCTACGCGAGTCGCATCCCCACGACGTGCAGATGACGACGGAGGCGCCGAACTATCACTCCTCCGCTCGGTAG
- a CDS encoding DsbA family protein has translation MTTNEAKEAASTPPGKHPSTPYKTLFFVTAPITAILAGACVWMGVQLASAPSASSSPTPTAAATAAGQAPANAETAAPSQTNQNNLTIMESFMRHQADDPQAKGDINAPVTLVIFSDFACPYCTKFAQEIDPALADLVEDGTLRVEWYDLAQITESSPLAAQAGIAAGEQGKFWEFHDAVYAAADPTGHPQYSQDALVDFAAKAGVSDLEKFRATMLDEHTAAKVSAAKERAHQAGITGTPTMFINKAFISGYRDASYVRATIMDQAAQTVS, from the coding sequence ATGACCACCAACGAGGCCAAGGAAGCGGCGAGCACGCCGCCCGGCAAGCACCCGTCCACCCCTTACAAGACGCTGTTCTTCGTCACCGCTCCCATCACGGCGATCCTCGCAGGAGCCTGCGTGTGGATGGGCGTGCAGCTTGCCTCCGCCCCATCGGCATCCTCATCGCCAACCCCGACGGCAGCCGCAACGGCCGCCGGACAGGCACCCGCCAACGCCGAGACCGCCGCCCCCAGTCAAACGAATCAGAACAACCTGACGATCATGGAGTCGTTCATGCGTCACCAGGCGGATGACCCCCAGGCCAAGGGCGACATCAACGCCCCGGTGACGCTGGTGATCTTCTCTGACTTCGCCTGCCCGTACTGCACCAAGTTCGCCCAGGAGATCGACCCGGCACTGGCCGACCTCGTCGAGGACGGCACGCTGCGTGTCGAGTGGTACGACTTGGCGCAGATCACCGAGTCGTCACCGCTCGCCGCTCAGGCGGGCATCGCGGCCGGCGAGCAGGGCAAGTTCTGGGAGTTTCACGACGCCGTCTACGCAGCCGCCGACCCGACGGGGCACCCCCAGTATTCGCAGGATGCGCTCGTTGACTTTGCGGCCAAGGCTGGCGTCTCGGACCTGGAGAAGTTCCGGGCGACCATGCTGGACGAGCACACCGCCGCGAAGGTGAGTGCCGCCAAGGAACGCGCCCACCAGGCGGGCATCACCGGCACCCCCACGATGTTCATCAACAAGGCCTTCATCAGCGGTTACCGGGACGCCTCCTACGTGCGCGCGACGATTATGGACCAGGCTGCTCAGACCGTCTCCTGA
- a CDS encoding MerR family transcriptional regulator, with protein sequence MPRAILTQSTQANRCRTVSSVADELGVSASTLRTWERRYGLGPTGRQAGARRRYMPEDVERLRAMINHIRAGMPAAQAARRALAETSLHPRVGPANAAQLRTVALGDDYPRLEEVLEATVASHGLVHTWSRFVEPTLKSLRSAPAGDPVGAAPALMLVNAFQRVCRGVYHSRPTRALVGGDRVALISDAPHETAAQVIGIALAWYGCEVRVLSSEDYDGATACDRFREYVRGGVPSLAVVFGCGTTCAATIEELDARYGIPMIVVGTDSPEVLSPRVQRVRTVSACVEEALALLAPQADLQLVGRS encoded by the coding sequence ATGCCGCGGGCGATTCTCACGCAGTCCACGCAGGCCAATCGCTGTCGCACGGTCTCCTCCGTCGCCGACGAACTGGGCGTCTCGGCCTCGACCCTGCGGACCTGGGAACGACGCTACGGCCTGGGCCCGACGGGGCGACAGGCGGGTGCCCGACGCCGCTACATGCCCGAGGACGTCGAGCGCCTGCGTGCGATGATCAACCACATCCGAGCGGGGATGCCCGCAGCCCAAGCAGCCCGCCGAGCGCTCGCCGAAACGTCCCTGCATCCGCGCGTGGGACCTGCCAACGCCGCCCAGCTACGAACGGTCGCCCTCGGCGACGACTACCCGCGCCTTGAGGAGGTTCTTGAGGCGACGGTCGCCAGCCACGGCCTCGTTCACACGTGGTCGCGCTTCGTCGAGCCCACCCTCAAATCCCTGCGTTCCGCCCCCGCCGGTGACCCCGTCGGAGCCGCTCCCGCGCTCATGCTGGTCAACGCCTTCCAGCGCGTGTGTCGCGGCGTCTACCACTCGCGTCCCACGCGCGCACTCGTCGGGGGAGACCGGGTCGCCCTCATCAGCGACGCCCCCCACGAGACGGCAGCCCAGGTCATCGGCATCGCCCTGGCCTGGTACGGGTGCGAGGTGCGAGTCCTGTCCAGTGAGGACTACGACGGCGCGACCGCCTGTGATCGATTCCGCGAGTACGTGCGCGGCGGGGTGCCGTCGCTCGCGGTCGTCTTCGGCTGCGGGACCACCTGCGCGGCCACGATCGAGGAACTTGACGCGCGCTACGGCATTCCCATGATCGTGGTGGGAACCGATTCCCCCGAGGTCCTCTCGCCCCGGGTGCAAAGGGTGCGCACCGTCAGCGCGTGCGTGGAGGAAGCCCTCGCACTTCTCGCTCCCCAGGCCGACCTGCAGCTGGTTGGCCGTTCCTGA
- a CDS encoding class I SAM-dependent methyltransferase, with product MSTLTPVLSSPGWELLESLQARQGTTPVPLPELAGALRSSGVPAELAAAVVTQLALRRAARAKFGPIASHMVFTRDGLEQATRLVVAARHAQRFRDAGVRRVADLGCGIGADSVAIAGLGMGVLAVDIDPEAAQAAAANLRDFDDAQVRLGDVMDLDIAELAGDGVDAIFADPARRTGAARGSSRITDPERWSPPLSSALRWAQTISAVGVKVAPGITYDRIPPTWHAQWVSVGGDLVEASLWSPPLAPEGPGRSCLLLDETGAAHGISSRDGQEANAPAEVVDVVPLGNTIAEPDPAVIRSGMLAQLARLVGAGIVSPSIAYLTGDDLPASPFYDRFEVLEVTNLRAKAISAALRTLDAGSVEIKKRGADIDPDALRKSLKLSGVGQATVIATRVDGRHRAIVCRRLPANL from the coding sequence GTGAGCACCCTAACCCCCGTCCTCTCCTCGCCCGGCTGGGAGCTGCTGGAATCCCTCCAGGCCCGCCAGGGCACCACCCCCGTGCCCCTGCCCGAGTTGGCGGGTGCCCTGCGTTCCTCCGGCGTGCCAGCCGAGCTCGCGGCCGCCGTTGTCACCCAGCTCGCCCTACGTCGCGCGGCGCGTGCAAAGTTTGGCCCCATCGCCTCGCACATGGTGTTCACCCGCGACGGTCTCGAACAGGCAACCCGTCTCGTCGTGGCCGCCCGCCACGCCCAGCGATTCCGAGACGCGGGTGTGAGGCGGGTCGCCGACCTGGGGTGCGGGATCGGCGCAGACTCCGTCGCCATCGCGGGCCTCGGGATGGGGGTGCTCGCCGTCGACATTGATCCGGAGGCCGCCCAGGCGGCGGCCGCCAACCTGCGCGACTTCGACGACGCTCAGGTGCGCCTGGGCGACGTCATGGATCTCGACATCGCCGAGCTGGCCGGTGACGGGGTCGACGCCATCTTCGCGGATCCCGCCAGGCGCACGGGAGCGGCACGCGGCTCAAGCCGCATCACCGACCCCGAGCGCTGGTCTCCTCCCCTGTCCTCCGCCCTGAGGTGGGCCCAGACGATCAGCGCCGTCGGCGTGAAGGTCGCGCCCGGCATCACCTACGATCGGATCCCACCCACGTGGCACGCCCAGTGGGTCAGCGTGGGAGGCGACCTCGTTGAGGCATCGCTGTGGTCTCCCCCTCTCGCCCCCGAGGGACCGGGGCGCTCGTGCCTCCTCCTGGACGAGACCGGGGCGGCCCACGGCATCTCCTCGCGCGACGGTCAGGAGGCCAACGCCCCCGCCGAGGTCGTCGACGTGGTACCGCTGGGGAACACGATCGCAGAGCCGGACCCGGCGGTCATTCGCTCGGGGATGCTCGCCCAGCTCGCTCGGCTCGTCGGCGCCGGGATCGTCTCGCCCTCGATCGCATACCTGACTGGGGACGATTTACCCGCCAGTCCCTTCTACGACCGATTCGAAGTCCTGGAGGTGACGAACCTGCGGGCGAAGGCGATCTCTGCGGCGCTGCGAACGCTCGACGCGGGCAGCGTGGAGATCAAGAAACGCGGAGCGGACATCGATCCCGACGCCCTGCGCAAGTCCCTGAAGCTGAGCGGAGTGGGCCAGGCCACCGTCATCGCCACGCGCGTCGACGGGCGCCACCGTGCCATCGTCTGCAGGCGCTTGCCCGCAAACCTGTAA
- a CDS encoding transaldolase family protein, with the protein MLILIDHANVDSIAKTLEYLPIDGVTTNPTILYREGKEPLEVLHQIKEILPDGAQLHVQIVSERADDMVAEARALRGEIGGNLFIKLPVTREGFAAIPRIVREGMQVTATGIHSSMQGFMAAKAGARYVAPYVNRMDNYGIDGVRVASEIHRTLRSYDLQADVLAASFKNSEQVLELVRQGVGAITAAPDVLAALIKNPATDAAIADQNRDFGFLVGERRTWLDLIKEK; encoded by the coding sequence ATGCTCATCCTCATCGATCACGCAAACGTCGATTCCATCGCCAAGACCCTGGAATACCTGCCCATTGACGGCGTGACGACCAACCCGACGATCCTGTATCGCGAGGGCAAGGAACCCCTCGAGGTCCTCCACCAGATCAAGGAGATCCTGCCCGACGGCGCCCAACTGCACGTGCAGATCGTCTCCGAGCGCGCCGACGACATGGTCGCCGAGGCCCGCGCCCTGCGTGGCGAGATCGGAGGCAACCTCTTCATCAAGCTGCCGGTGACGCGCGAGGGCTTCGCCGCGATCCCGCGCATCGTGCGCGAAGGTATGCAGGTCACCGCCACGGGCATCCACTCGTCTATGCAGGGCTTCATGGCCGCCAAGGCCGGGGCCCGCTACGTCGCCCCCTATGTCAACCGGATGGACAACTACGGCATCGACGGCGTGCGCGTCGCCTCCGAGATCCACCGGACACTGCGCTCCTACGACCTGCAGGCCGACGTCCTGGCCGCATCCTTCAAGAACTCCGAGCAGGTCCTCGAGCTGGTCCGCCAGGGCGTGGGTGCCATCACCGCTGCCCCCGACGTCCTGGCCGCACTCATCAAGAACCCCGCGACGGATGCGGCGATCGCGGATCAGAACCGCGACTTCGGTTTCCTCGTGGGTGAGCGCCGCACGTGGCTGGATCTCATCAAGGAAAAGTGA
- a CDS encoding WhiB family transcriptional regulator: MTDVSRLPGPMIDAWEWQYEAACRDLDTELFFHPEGERGSTRRRRAANAKAICATCPVIEQCRSYALAAQEPYGIWGGMTEEERREEIRSSGRGRRVS, from the coding sequence GTGACTGACGTCTCCCGCCTGCCCGGCCCCATGATCGACGCATGGGAGTGGCAGTACGAAGCGGCGTGCCGAGACCTGGACACGGAGCTGTTCTTCCACCCCGAGGGTGAGCGCGGCTCCACGCGCCGACGCCGCGCGGCAAACGCCAAGGCGATCTGCGCGACCTGCCCGGTCATCGAGCAGTGCCGATCCTACGCTCTGGCCGCTCAGGAGCCCTACGGCATCTGGGGCGGAATGACCGAGGAAGAGCGCCGCGAGGAGATCCGCTCCTCGGGGCGCGGACGCCGCGTTTCCTGA